The Novosphingobium terrae genome has a window encoding:
- a CDS encoding RNA polymerase sigma factor, translating into MTRALADLADGDLAALALAGRQEAYRLLLERHRAQVFRIARHQCGDEDAALEVTQQAFVAAFAALARYDRARPFAHWLARIAINKSHDWSRRRKVRQWLGLPLPAHAADHWADDAPLADDDLADKQELSRAMAAIADLPERLKDVLVLRAIEGLSQAEVAALLGISAKAVETRLYRAREKLREALRD; encoded by the coding sequence ATGACCCGCGCTCTGGCGGATCTGGCGGATGGCGATCTGGCCGCTCTGGCTTTGGCCGGGCGGCAGGAGGCCTATCGCCTACTGCTGGAGCGCCACCGCGCGCAGGTCTTCCGCATCGCCCGCCACCAATGCGGCGATGAGGATGCCGCGCTGGAGGTGACCCAGCAGGCCTTTGTCGCCGCGTTTGCCGCTCTGGCGCGCTATGACCGGGCACGGCCCTTCGCCCATTGGCTGGCCCGCATCGCGATCAACAAGAGCCATGACTGGAGCCGCCGCCGCAAGGTCAGGCAATGGCTGGGCCTGCCTCTGCCTGCCCATGCCGCGGATCACTGGGCCGATGATGCGCCGCTGGCCGATGATGATCTGGCGGATAAGCAGGAACTGTCCCGCGCGATGGCCGCCATCGCCGACCTGCCCGAGCGGTTGAAGGATGTGCTGGTGCTGCGCGCCATCGAGGGCCTGTCTCAGGCCGAGGTGGCCGCTTTGCTGGGCATCAGCGCCAAGGCGGTGGAGACGCGCCTTTACCGCGCCCGCGAAAAACTGCGCGAGGCTTTGAGGGATTGA
- a CDS encoding penicillin acylase family protein produces the protein MDTFSRRARPSLFLLALLTSALASTGASAAPADLARQKAQAARVTITRDDWGIPHVHGRSDADAVFGMIYAQAEDDFSRVEANYLTALGRTAEAEGEDAIWGDLRERLFVDPTELKAQYAASPLWLRRLMDSWADGLNYYLATHPQVHPKVLHHFEPWMALSFTEGSIGGDVERISISQLKTFYNQPTPPTPEELGKVPREPSGSNGITIAPQISANGHALLLINPHTSFYFRSEAQMSSDEGLNAYGASTWGQFFIYQGFNAKAGWMHTSSTVDNIDEFAERIVPQGKGYAYRYGAALKPVASTVVTLRFRKPDGALGERSFTTWRTHHGPIVAIKDGKWIATALMWKPVPALEQSYLRTKTSDLASFMKVAELKANSSNDTLFADSKGETAFLMPQFMPLRDNRFDYRKPVDGSDPATDWHGLHSIASLPNVINPKVGWTHNTNDWPWDAAGPDSPKAADYPRYMDQVGHNPRGAHADLVLTGKTGWTADRLRDAAFDSYLPAFGDLLPGLVKAWEALPDSDPRRAGLAAPIALLKGWDCRWHANSTATSLAVFWGDQLWHEVGSFAQAERMNVPDYIASKVSPEEKLKALSAAVDRLTQDFGGWQVPWQQINRFQRLDDAIKPHFDDAQPSAPVPFTSAQWGSLASFGAKPWPGTKRYYGTSGNSFVAVVEFGPRVSAKAVMAGGQSGDPASPHFADQIQRYADGDLRKVYFYPDELQGHAEKPYHPGDL, from the coding sequence ATGGATACGTTTTCTCGCCGCGCACGCCCCTCGCTGTTTCTTCTGGCCCTGCTGACATCGGCATTGGCATCGACTGGCGCCTCGGCGGCGCCTGCCGATCTGGCCCGGCAGAAAGCGCAGGCCGCCCGCGTCACCATCACCCGCGATGATTGGGGCATCCCCCATGTGCATGGGAGAAGTGATGCCGATGCCGTCTTCGGCATGATCTATGCGCAGGCCGAGGATGATTTCTCGCGCGTCGAGGCCAATTACCTCACAGCACTGGGCCGCACCGCCGAAGCCGAGGGTGAGGATGCGATCTGGGGCGATCTGCGGGAGAGGCTTTTCGTCGACCCCACAGAACTCAAGGCACAATATGCCGCCAGCCCGCTATGGCTGCGCAGGCTGATGGACAGTTGGGCCGATGGGCTGAACTATTACCTTGCCACCCATCCTCAGGTGCATCCCAAAGTGTTGCATCACTTCGAGCCATGGATGGCGCTGAGCTTCACCGAGGGCAGCATCGGCGGCGATGTGGAGCGTATCTCGATCAGCCAGCTCAAGACCTTCTACAACCAGCCCACCCCACCAACGCCCGAGGAACTGGGCAAGGTGCCGCGTGAACCTTCGGGGTCGAACGGCATCACCATTGCGCCGCAGATCAGCGCCAATGGCCATGCGCTGCTGCTGATCAATCCGCATACCAGCTTCTACTTCCGCTCCGAAGCGCAGATGAGCAGCGATGAGGGGCTCAACGCCTATGGTGCCAGCACCTGGGGTCAGTTCTTTATCTATCAGGGCTTTAACGCGAAGGCGGGATGGATGCATACCTCCTCCACCGTCGACAACATCGATGAGTTTGCCGAAAGGATCGTCCCTCAGGGCAAGGGTTACGCCTATCGTTACGGCGCGGCGCTGAAACCCGTTGCCAGCACAGTGGTCACCCTGCGCTTCCGCAAGCCGGATGGCGCGCTGGGGGAGCGCAGCTTTACCACATGGCGCACGCATCACGGCCCGATCGTGGCGATCAAGGATGGCAAGTGGATCGCCACCGCGCTGATGTGGAAACCCGTCCCCGCGCTGGAGCAATCCTATTTGCGCACCAAGACCAGCGATCTGGCGAGCTTTATGAAAGTGGCCGAATTGAAGGCCAATTCCTCCAACGATACGCTTTTCGCCGACAGCAAGGGCGAGACCGCCTTCCTGATGCCGCAATTCATGCCCCTGCGTGACAATCGCTTCGATTACCGCAAGCCGGTGGATGGCAGCGACCCGGCCACCGACTGGCACGGGCTGCACAGCATCGCCAGCCTGCCCAATGTGATCAATCCGAAGGTTGGCTGGACTCACAACACCAATGACTGGCCATGGGACGCCGCCGGTCCGGACAGCCCCAAGGCCGCCGACTACCCGCGCTATATGGATCAGGTAGGGCACAATCCACGCGGCGCCCATGCCGATCTGGTGCTGACGGGCAAGACCGGCTGGACGGCTGACAGACTGCGCGATGCCGCTTTCGATTCCTATCTGCCCGCTTTCGGGGATTTGCTTCCCGGTCTGGTGAAAGCATGGGAGGCTCTGCCCGACAGCGATCCGCGCCGCGCCGGGTTGGCCGCGCCCATCGCCCTGCTGAAAGGTTGGGACTGCCGCTGGCATGCCAACTCCACCGCAACCAGCCTCGCCGTCTTCTGGGGCGATCAGCTGTGGCATGAGGTGGGCAGCTTCGCTCAAGCCGAGCGGATGAATGTGCCCGACTATATCGCCTCCAAGGTCAGCCCGGAGGAGAAGCTGAAGGCGCTCAGCGCCGCCGTCGATCGCCTGACACAGGATTTCGGCGGGTGGCAGGTGCCATGGCAGCAGATCAACCGTTTCCAGCGGCTGGACGATGCCATCAAGCCGCATTTCGATGATGCGCAGCCCTCGGCGCCCGTGCCCTTCACCTCGGCGCAATGGGGCAGTCTGGCCTCCTTCGGCGCCAAGCCATGGCCGGGGACGAAGCGCTATTACGGCACCAGCGGCAACAGCTTCGTCGCCGTGGTGGAGTTTGGCCCGCGCGTCTCGGCCAAGGCGGTGATGGCCGGCGGGCAGAGCGGCGATCCGGCCTCCCCCCATTTCGCCGACCAGATCCAGCGCTATGCTGATGGCGATCTGCGCAAGGTCTATTTCTACCCCGACGAGTTGCAGGGCCACGCAGAAAAACCCTATCATCCGGGTGATCTATAG
- a CDS encoding multicopper oxidase domain-containing protein produces the protein MTLSDLDRRTLLRATGAAMLLGAGWPAGASQPLFAQGGAALSGEEITLTLSKGHLPIDGKPAAAIAINGSVPGPTLRLKQGQQLRLTVINELDEDASLHWHGLLLPFQMDGVPGVSFPGIPPRGRFTYEFPVTQSGTYWYHSHSGFQELMGAYGAIVIEPAEGMPAAEQVLVLSDHAFVHPAHILHNLKQDSDYYNRQPSTLQGLLQGQGKPLAERLGWAKMRMDPGDISDVSGAVLRYLVNGHGPQEGWNALFTPGQPLRLRVINAAGMSFFNLRIPGLPLEVIAADGQDVRPVSVDELQIGPGETYDLRVTPPDSRAYAFVAESADRSGMARATLAPAAGMKAEFPPLRPRPLLTMKDMGMDMPKGSSMKMTMRDGSLAPQVAMGPGVDMISAMPMDRTGDPGVGLDGLGHRVLTYHDLLALNPMPDTRAPEREVEVHLTGSMERYMWSMDGKTMRSAHDPLPFRTGERVRVTLVNDTMMAHPIHLHGHLFDLVTGQGLHAPRKHTVTVQPGGKASFDVTPEPGDWAFHCHLFLHMAMGMMRVAQVRPAKDMQVHPA, from the coding sequence ATGACACTCTCCGATCTCGATCGCCGCACTCTGCTTCGCGCCACAGGTGCCGCCATGCTGCTGGGCGCTGGCTGGCCTGCCGGGGCCAGCCAGCCCCTGTTCGCGCAGGGCGGTGCGGCGCTGTCAGGCGAAGAGATCACCCTGACCCTCAGCAAGGGCCATCTGCCCATCGACGGCAAGCCCGCCGCCGCCATCGCCATCAATGGCAGCGTGCCCGGCCCCACCTTGCGCCTGAAGCAAGGCCAGCAGCTGCGCCTGACGGTCATCAATGAACTGGATGAGGATGCCTCGCTGCATTGGCACGGGCTGTTGCTGCCGTTCCAGATGGATGGCGTGCCGGGCGTGTCTTTCCCCGGTATCCCGCCGCGCGGGCGTTTCACCTATGAGTTCCCGGTCACCCAGAGCGGCACCTATTGGTATCACTCTCACTCCGGCTTTCAGGAGCTGATGGGGGCCTATGGCGCCATCGTGATCGAGCCTGCCGAAGGGATGCCCGCTGCCGAACAGGTGCTGGTGCTTTCCGACCACGCCTTCGTCCATCCGGCGCATATATTGCACAATCTCAAGCAGGATTCCGACTATTACAACCGCCAGCCCTCGACATTGCAAGGGCTGCTGCAGGGGCAGGGCAAGCCTCTGGCCGAAAGGCTGGGCTGGGCGAAGATGCGCATGGACCCGGGCGATATTTCGGACGTCAGCGGGGCGGTGCTGCGCTATCTGGTCAACGGCCATGGCCCGCAGGAGGGCTGGAACGCGCTGTTCACCCCGGGCCAGCCCCTGCGCCTGCGGGTGATCAACGCGGCGGGGATGAGCTTCTTCAACCTGCGCATCCCCGGTCTGCCGCTGGAGGTGATCGCCGCCGATGGGCAGGATGTCCGCCCGGTCAGCGTGGATGAGTTGCAGATCGGTCCCGGTGAAACCTATGATCTGCGCGTTACGCCTCCTGACAGTCGCGCCTATGCCTTTGTGGCGGAGTCGGCGGATCGCTCCGGCATGGCGCGCGCCACTCTGGCCCCGGCAGCGGGCATGAAGGCCGAGTTTCCGCCCCTGCGTCCACGCCCGCTGCTGACGATGAAGGATATGGGCATGGATATGCCCAAGGGCTCATCGATGAAGATGACCATGCGCGATGGTTCTCTGGCGCCTCAGGTGGCGATGGGGCCGGGGGTGGATATGATCTCGGCCATGCCGATGGACCGCACTGGTGACCCGGGCGTGGGGCTGGATGGGTTGGGTCACCGCGTGCTGACCTATCATGATCTGCTTGCCCTCAACCCCATGCCCGACACGCGCGCTCCGGAGCGCGAGGTGGAGGTGCATCTCACCGGATCGATGGAGCGCTATATGTGGTCGATGGACGGCAAGACGATGCGCAGCGCCCATGATCCGCTGCCTTTCCGCACCGGGGAGCGGGTGCGCGTCACGCTGGTGAACGATACGATGATGGCCCATCCGATCCATCTGCATGGCCATCTCTTCGATCTGGTGACGGGACAGGGGCTGCATGCGCCGCGCAAGCATACGGTGACGGTGCAGCCGGGCGGCAAGGCCAGTTTCGATGTGACGCCGGAGCCCGGGGACTGGGCGTTCCACTGCCATCTCTTCCTGCATATGGCGATGGGGATGATGCGCGTGGCGCAGGTGCGCCCGGCCAAGGACATGCAGGTGCACCCGGCATGA
- a CDS encoding periplasmic heavy metal sensor, with translation MLLGAALAFVAALGGVLAGHHLLAPAPPPESALHSLLHEQLDLDTGQKARLSAIEQDFALRKQALESRLRAANTDLAAAIQAEHGYGPRVAAAVDATHHAMGDLQKATLEHVFAMRGVLRPDQTARYDAAVVKALTDGKK, from the coding sequence ATGCTGCTGGGGGCTGCGCTGGCCTTTGTCGCGGCATTGGGGGGCGTGCTGGCGGGGCATCACCTGCTGGCGCCCGCCCCGCCGCCCGAATCCGCGCTGCACAGCCTGCTTCATGAGCAGCTTGATCTCGATACCGGGCAAAAGGCGCGACTCTCCGCCATCGAGCAGGATTTTGCCCTGCGCAAACAGGCGCTTGAGAGCCGGTTGCGCGCCGCCAACACCGATCTGGCCGCCGCGATCCAGGCCGAGCATGGCTATGGCCCGCGCGTTGCTGCCGCCGTCGATGCCACGCATCATGCGATGGGCGATCTGCAGAAGGCCACGCTGGAGCATGTCTTCGCTATGCGCGGTGTGCTGCGCCCCGACCAGACCGCGCGCTATGACGCCGCCGTGGTCAAGGCCCTGACTGACGGCAAAAAATGA
- a CDS encoding protein-disulfide reductase DsbD domain-containing protein, translated as MTAPPASFSARTVLPSLPLAALAALLLPGPASAQPGANPTVSWTLAPATRAPLHPGDRVRLVLQGTVREGWHVYAFKQKENGPTPLKVSLEAGDVALADGAPSGSAPILAHDPAFNLDTPYYTRTFAISVPVRLKPHAAAGRQQLPVSVRFQTCNGATCEPPKTLHLTAAVDVAPRG; from the coding sequence ATGACTGCCCCACCCGCCTCCTTCTCCGCCAGGACTGTTCTGCCCTCCCTGCCCCTCGCAGCGCTTGCGGCCCTGCTGCTGCCCGGCCCCGCCTCGGCCCAGCCCGGCGCCAATCCGACCGTGTCCTGGACTCTGGCTCCAGCCACCAGGGCGCCACTCCACCCCGGCGACAGGGTCAGGCTGGTGCTGCAGGGCACGGTGCGTGAGGGCTGGCACGTCTACGCCTTCAAGCAGAAGGAGAACGGCCCCACCCCGCTGAAGGTCTCGCTGGAGGCGGGCGATGTGGCGCTGGCCGATGGCGCCCCTTCGGGCAGCGCGCCGATCCTGGCGCATGATCCGGCCTTCAATCTCGACACGCCCTATTACACCCGCACTTTCGCCATCTCGGTACCCGTGCGGCTCAAACCCCATGCTGCGGCGGGCCGCCAGCAACTGCCCGTCTCCGTGCGCTTCCAGACCTGCAATGGCGCCACCTGCGAACCGCCCAAGACGCTGCATCTGACGGCAGCGGTGGATGTGGCGCCCCGTGGCTGA
- a CDS encoding copper resistance protein B encodes MRRLAFIALTLACASPAFAQDHAHDAPPAADAADPVGTDQPAGSASAPSMAHNRAADRYYDPVAMARAEAAMMREGGGPYGAAVLDLAEYRLNRGRDSYEWEGEGWVGDLNRFVLRSRGEGEVGQKLDHGEVEAAYSRALTPWWNVQAGVRQDFGQGPARTHAMVALEGLAPYRFDVLAQAYLSDRGEVSARLEVSADQRITRKLVLQPRGEVLLAAQDLPGQRLGAGLSSAEAGLRLRYEFTRKFAPYVGVNWEWLPGRSGDLARLRGDSANSRGLVLGLHGWF; translated from the coding sequence ATGAGGCGGCTTGCATTCATAGCGCTGACACTGGCCTGCGCCTCGCCCGCTTTCGCGCAGGATCATGCCCATGATGCGCCTCCCGCTGCGGATGCTGCCGATCCTGTCGGCACCGACCAGCCTGCGGGAAGCGCTTCAGCGCCATCGATGGCGCATAACCGCGCGGCGGATCGCTATTACGACCCTGTCGCCATGGCCCGGGCCGAGGCGGCGATGATGCGTGAAGGCGGCGGGCCTTACGGCGCGGCGGTGCTCGATCTGGCGGAATATCGCCTCAACCGGGGGCGGGACAGCTATGAATGGGAAGGCGAGGGCTGGGTGGGCGATCTCAACCGCTTCGTGCTGCGCAGCCGGGGCGAGGGAGAGGTCGGCCAGAAGCTCGACCATGGCGAGGTGGAGGCGGCCTATTCGCGCGCGCTGACGCCATGGTGGAATGTGCAGGCCGGGGTGCGTCAGGACTTCGGTCAGGGCCCGGCGCGCACGCATGCGATGGTCGCGCTGGAGGGGCTGGCGCCCTATCGTTTCGATGTGCTGGCGCAGGCCTATCTGTCGGACCGGGGCGAGGTCAGCGCAAGGCTGGAGGTCAGCGCGGATCAGCGCATCACCCGCAAGCTGGTGCTGCAACCACGCGGCGAAGTGCTGCTGGCGGCGCAGGATCTGCCGGGGCAGCGGCTGGGCGCGGGGCTATCGAGCGCCGAGGCTGGGCTACGTCTGCGCTATGAGTTCACGCGCAAATTCGCGCCTTATGTCGGCGTGAACTGGGAATGGCTGCCGGGGCGGAGCGGCGATCTGGCCCGCTTGCGCGGTGACAGTGCGAACAGCCGGGGTTTGGTGCTGGGGCTGCATGGGTGGTTCTGA
- a CDS encoding FdhF/YdeP family oxidoreductase gives MDEQRPEGIERYDDPAGGWGALRAVASALKQQQAVERGTQALWKQNKPEGFDCPSCAWPDPDHSSAFEFCENGAKAVAWESTSRRVGAEFFAQHSVADLWQQSDHWLEDQGRITEPMRYNPATDHYEPVSWGEAMAAIGKGLAALDNPDRAEFYTSGRCSNEAAFLYQLFVRLYGTNNFPDCSNMCHEATSVGLPKSIGIGKGTVSLDDFDHADLILSFGHNPGTNHPRMMANLRSAARRGARIIVFNPLRERALERFASPQSPVEMATFSATPIADTYLQVKVGGDMAALKGIAKGLLALDTQALAAGKPSVLDRAFIAEHTNGFDAFVADIEATDWDVIVRDSGLARADLEGVAAVYAKAKATILCYGMGITQHRTGTQNVQQLANLLLMKGNIGRKGAGICPLRGHSNVQGDRTVGIWERPTEAFLDKMQEVFNFDPPRKHGNSVVESIAAMREGFAKAVICLGGNLAIACSDPVACAEGFRKQDLAVHITTKLNRTHLLMAKDSFILPCLGRTDLDVQATGSQAVTVEDSMSMVHASRGFLKPPSDMVRSEPWIVAHMAKATLEAMGKPDAGGVDWEGLVGDYDLIRDLIEQVFPAFANYNQGIRKPGGFHLTNSASLRQWNTPDGKAQFLTHASLDEDEVTDDDTVLKLTTLRSHDQYNTTVYGLDDRYRGVFGRRDILFVSPKELARLGFHEGDVVDVATALAHAAPGRVVRGLTLVAQSLPDGCCGAYYPETQPLIALEHHDPQSMTPAYKSIPVKITLAEPKVPSEADELVVRRDGVAGIV, from the coding sequence ATGGATGAACAACGGCCCGAAGGCATTGAACGCTATGACGATCCCGCTGGCGGCTGGGGCGCTTTGCGCGCGGTGGCCAGCGCGCTCAAGCAGCAGCAGGCGGTGGAGCGCGGCACGCAGGCCCTGTGGAAGCAGAACAAGCCTGAGGGTTTTGATTGCCCCAGCTGCGCCTGGCCCGATCCCGATCACAGCTCCGCTTTCGAATTCTGCGAGAATGGCGCCAAGGCGGTGGCGTGGGAATCGACCTCGCGCCGAGTGGGGGCCGAGTTTTTCGCCCAGCACAGCGTCGCCGATCTGTGGCAGCAGTCAGATCACTGGCTGGAGGATCAGGGCCGCATCACCGAGCCCATGCGCTACAACCCCGCCACCGATCATTACGAGCCGGTCAGCTGGGGCGAGGCCATGGCGGCCATCGGCAAGGGGCTGGCCGCGCTGGACAATCCCGATCGGGCCGAGTTCTACACCTCTGGCCGCTGTTCGAATGAGGCGGCGTTTCTGTATCAGCTGTTCGTGCGGCTGTATGGCACCAACAATTTCCCAGACTGCTCGAACATGTGCCATGAGGCGACCTCGGTGGGGCTGCCCAAATCCATCGGCATCGGCAAGGGCACGGTCAGCCTCGATGATTTCGACCATGCCGATCTGATCCTGTCCTTCGGGCACAATCCGGGCACCAACCATCCGCGCATGATGGCCAATCTGCGCAGCGCCGCCCGGCGCGGGGCGCGGATCATCGTGTTCAACCCGCTACGCGAGCGCGCGCTGGAACGTTTCGCCTCGCCGCAATCGCCGGTGGAGATGGCCACCTTCTCGGCCACGCCGATTGCCGACACCTATCTGCAGGTGAAGGTGGGCGGCGATATGGCGGCGCTCAAGGGCATCGCCAAGGGGCTGCTGGCGCTGGATACGCAGGCTCTGGCGGCGGGCAAGCCCAGCGTGCTGGACCGGGCCTTTATTGCCGAACACACCAATGGCTTCGACGCCTTCGTGGCCGATATCGAGGCCACCGACTGGGATGTGATCGTGCGGGACAGCGGCCTTGCCCGCGCCGATCTGGAAGGCGTGGCGGCGGTCTATGCCAAGGCCAAGGCGACGATCCTGTGCTATGGCATGGGCATCACCCAGCATCGCACCGGCACGCAGAATGTGCAGCAGCTGGCCAATCTGCTGCTGATGAAGGGCAACATCGGCCGCAAGGGTGCGGGCATCTGCCCCCTGCGCGGCCACTCCAACGTGCAAGGCGACCGCACCGTGGGCATCTGGGAGCGCCCGACCGAGGCCTTCCTCGACAAGATGCAGGAGGTCTTCAACTTCGATCCGCCGCGCAAGCATGGCAATTCGGTGGTGGAAAGCATCGCCGCCATGCGCGAGGGTTTTGCCAAGGCCGTGATCTGTCTGGGCGGCAATCTGGCCATCGCCTGCTCCGATCCCGTCGCCTGCGCCGAGGGTTTTCGCAAGCAGGATCTGGCGGTGCATATCACCACCAAGCTCAACCGCACGCACCTGTTGATGGCGAAGGACAGCTTCATCCTGCCCTGCCTTGGCCGCACCGATCTGGATGTGCAGGCAACGGGATCGCAGGCGGTGACGGTGGAGGATTCCATGTCGATGGTCCACGCCTCGCGCGGGTTTTTGAAGCCGCCCAGCGATATGGTACGCTCCGAGCCGTGGATTGTCGCGCATATGGCCAAGGCCACGCTGGAAGCCATGGGCAAGCCCGATGCGGGCGGCGTCGACTGGGAGGGGCTGGTCGGCGATTACGATCTGATCCGCGATCTGATCGAGCAGGTGTTCCCCGCCTTTGCCAATTACAATCAGGGCATTCGCAAGCCGGGTGGCTTCCACCTCACCAACTCGGCCTCGCTGCGCCAGTGGAACACGCCCGACGGCAAGGCGCAGTTCCTGACGCATGCCAGCCTCGACGAGGATGAGGTCACCGATGATGACACCGTCCTCAAGCTGACCACCCTGCGCTCGCATGACCAGTACAACACCACGGTCTATGGGCTGGACGACCGCTATCGCGGTGTGTTCGGGCGGCGCGATATTCTGTTTGTCAGCCCGAAGGAGCTGGCGCGTCTGGGCTTCCATGAGGGCGATGTGGTCGATGTTGCCACCGCTCTGGCGCATGCCGCGCCGGGGCGCGTGGTGCGCGGGCTGACCCTGGTGGCGCAATCGCTGCCCGATGGCTGCTGCGGCGCCTATTACCCCGAGACTCAGCCGCTGATCGCTCTGGAGCATCACGATCCGCAGAGCATGACGCCGGCCTACAAGTCGATCCCGGTGAAGATCACTTTGGCCGAGCCCAAGGTGCCCAGTGAGGCCGATGAGCTGGTCGTGCGGCGTGATGGGGTGGCGGGGATCGTTTAA
- a CDS encoding ABC transporter ATP-binding protein — MPPVSSPILSISGLSKQYKSGHTALGGVDLEIERGEIFALLGPNGAGKTTLISIVCGTVNKTGGTIAMDGVDIAENFRLARQRIGLVPQEIAVDIFTTVWNTVSFSRGLFGKPADPAYIEQLLRDLSLWEKRDAKMIELSGGMKRRVMIAKALSHEPDLLFLDEPTAGVDVNLRRDMWALVRKLREKGVTIILTTHYIEEAEEMADRVGVIDGGKVLLVEEKAALMRKLGKRRLTLTLAEAMAQVPAALSDWSLSLEEDGQKLVYSFDAEEDDTGMPALLRRLDELHIAFKDLDTSRSSLEDIFVELVEKPA; from the coding sequence ATGCCCCCCGTCTCATCCCCCATTCTGTCCATTTCGGGCTTAAGCAAACAATATAAATCCGGCCATACGGCGCTTGGCGGCGTCGATCTGGAGATCGAGCGCGGGGAAATCTTCGCCCTGCTCGGCCCCAATGGCGCGGGCAAGACCACGCTGATCTCCATCGTCTGCGGCACCGTCAACAAGACCGGCGGCACCATCGCCATGGATGGCGTCGACATCGCCGAGAACTTCCGCCTCGCGCGCCAGCGCATCGGGCTGGTGCCTCAGGAGATCGCGGTCGATATTTTCACCACCGTGTGGAACACCGTGTCCTTCAGCCGGGGCCTGTTCGGCAAGCCGGCAGACCCGGCCTATATCGAACAGCTGCTGCGCGACCTCTCGCTGTGGGAAAAGCGCGATGCCAAGATGATCGAGCTGTCAGGCGGCATGAAGCGCCGCGTGATGATCGCCAAGGCGCTGAGCCATGAGCCCGATCTACTGTTCCTCGATGAGCCCACGGCGGGCGTCGATGTGAACTTGCGCCGCGACATGTGGGCGCTGGTGCGCAAACTGCGCGAAAAGGGTGTCACCATCATCCTGACCACCCATTACATCGAGGAGGCCGAGGAAATGGCCGACCGTGTGGGCGTGATCGACGGCGGCAAGGTGCTGCTGGTGGAAGAAAAAGCCGCGCTGATGCGCAAGCTGGGCAAGCGCCGCCTGACCCTGACTCTGGCCGAAGCCATGGCGCAGGTGCCCGCAGCGCTGTCCGACTGGTCGCTCAGCCTCGAAGAGGATGGCCAAAAGCTGGTCTACAGCTTCGATGCCGAGGAGGACGATACCGGCATGCCCGCCCTGCTGCGCCGTCTCGATGAATTGCATATCGCCTTCAAGGATCTGGACACCAGCCGCTCCTCGCTTGAAGACATCTTTGTCGAGCTGGTGGAGAAACCGGCATGA
- a CDS encoding ABC transporter permease: MSGINIHGIWAIYRSEMARTVRTVWQSIATPVITTALYFIVFGGAIGSRMQHVGGVGYGAFIVPGLIMLSLLTQSISNASVGIYFPKFTGTMFEILSAPLNAIEAVIAYVGAAATKSVVIGLIILATSTFFTDVRILHPVWMVGFLLMTSIAFSLFGFIIGIWAKSFEQLAIIPSLIVTPLTFLGGAFYSIDMLPQPWRTVSLFNPVVYLVSGFRWSFYGLGDVGVAASLGFTAGFMALCLAVLWWIFKTGWRLKP; encoded by the coding sequence ATGAGCGGCATCAACATCCACGGCATCTGGGCCATCTATCGCAGCGAAATGGCGCGTACCGTGCGCACCGTGTGGCAGAGCATCGCCACGCCGGTGATCACCACGGCGCTCTATTTCATCGTGTTCGGCGGGGCGATCGGGTCGCGCATGCAGCATGTGGGGGGCGTAGGTTACGGCGCCTTCATCGTGCCCGGGCTGATCATGCTCTCGCTGCTGACTCAGAGCATTTCGAATGCCTCGGTCGGCATCTATTTCCCCAAATTCACCGGGACGATGTTCGAGATCCTCTCGGCGCCCTTGAACGCCATCGAGGCGGTGATCGCCTATGTCGGCGCGGCGGCCACCAAATCGGTGGTGATCGGCCTGATCATTCTGGCCACCTCCACCTTCTTCACCGATGTGCGCATCCTGCATCCGGTGTGGATGGTGGGCTTTCTGCTGATGACCTCGATCGCCTTTTCGCTGTTCGGCTTCATCATCGGCATCTGGGCGAAAAGCTTCGAGCAGCTGGCGATCATCCCCTCGCTGATCGTCACCCCGCTGACCTTCCTGGGCGGCGCCTTCTACTCGATCGACATGCTGCCCCAGCCCTGGCGCACGGTCAGCCTGTTCAACCCGGTGGTCTATCTGGTGAGCGGCTTCCGCTGGAGCTTCTATGGCCTGGGCGATGTGGGCGTGGCGGCCAGCCTTGGTTTCACGGCGGGCTTTATGGCGCTGTGCCTGGCCGTGCTGTGGTGGATCTTCAAGACCGGCTGGCGCCTGAAGCCATAA